In a genomic window of Gossypium arboreum isolate Shixiya-1 chromosome 7, ASM2569848v2, whole genome shotgun sequence:
- the LOC108466956 gene encoding rhamnogalacturonan I rhamnosyltransferase 1 — protein MCRVEETSGKCDYRKQWEMKIKMFGEGKVEKLKNSMVSRSRMKLWMIRALTTILIWTCFAHLMTLGEIFGPKLLKGWPSCFTHSTSELPLVAPELSSIPPKLILPPKRLYKNNGYLMVSCNGGLNQMRAAICDMVAIARYLNVTLIVPELDKTSFWNDPSEFKDIFDVDHFITSLRDEVRILKELPPRVQHRVDQGMFLSMQPISWSDISYYAHQILPLVQKHKVVQLNKTDARLANNNLPPEIQKLRCRVNFNALKFTSQIEELGRRVVKILREKGPFLVLHLRYEMDMLAFSGCTHGCNSDEEEELTRMRYAYPWWKEKVINSEMKRKEGLCPLTPEETALVLRALGIDRNVQIYIAAGEIYGGERRMAPLAEAFPNLVRKETLLVRSDLKFFQNHSSQMAALDYLVSLESDIFVPTYDGNMAKVVEGHRRFLGFKKTILLDRKLLVKLIDEYQSGSLSWDEFSETVKEVHSDRMGNPKKRVVIPDRPKEEDYFYSNPHECVQLLDEPLS, from the exons ATGTGCAGAGTAGAGGAGACAAGTGGAAAGTGTGATTACAGGAAACAGTGGGAAATGAAAATTAAGATGTTTGGGGAAGGGAAAGTGGAGAAGTTAAAGAATTCAATGGTTTCAAGGTCTAGAATGAAGCTATGGATGATAAGGGCATTAACCACAATTTTGATATGGACATGCTTTGCTCATTTGATGACATTAGGCGAAATTTTTGGTCCCAAGTTGCTCAAAGGCTGGCCTTCTTGTTTCACTCATTCTACTTCTGAGTTGCCTTTGGTTGCTCCTGAATTGTCTTCTATACCACCAAAACTCATTCTTCCACCAAAAA GGTTATATAAGAATAATGGTTATCTTATGGTTTCCTGCAATGGAGGACTCAACCAAATGCGAGCTGCA ATTTGCGACATGGTTGCCATTGCCAGATATCTAAATGTCACACTTATTGTTCCTGAACTAGATAAAACCTCTTTCTGGAATGACCCTAG TGAGTTTAAGGACATTTTCGATGTTGATCACTTCATTACTTCCTTGAGAGATGAGGTTCGGATATTGAAGGAACTACCACCCCGAGTTCAGCATCGAGTTGACCAAGGAATGTTCCTCTCTATGCAACCGATTAGTTGGTCCGATATTTCTTATTATGCTCATCAG ATTCTTCCTCTTGTGCAAAAGCACAAAGTTGTACAGTTGAATAAAACCGATGCTCGGCTTGCAAATAATAACCTACCCCCCGAGATTCAGAAGTTGCGCTGCCGTGTAAATTTCAATGCACTTAAATTTACTTCTCAAATCGAGGAATTGGGTAGAAGGGTTGTCAAGATTTTGAGGGAGAAAGGCCCTTTTCTCGTGCTTCATCTCCGATATGAAATGGACATGTTGGCTTTTTCCGGCTGCACTCATGGTTGCAACAGCGATGAAGAGGAAGAACTTACAAGGATGAG GTATGCTTATCCCTGGTGGAAGGAAAAAGTAATAAATTcagaaatgaaaaggaaagaaGGTTTGTGCCCTTTGACACCCGAAGAAACTGCTCTAGTATTAAGAGCGCTCGGTATTGACCGCAATGTTCAAATTTACATTGCCGCTGGAGAAATATATGGTGGCGAGAGACGGATGGCTCCGTTGGCAGAAGCATTTCCTAATTTG GTCAGAAAGGAGACTCTGCTAGTTCGATCGGACTTGAAATTCTTTCAAAACCATTCATCCCAAATGGCAGCGTTGGATTATCTAGTTTCCTTAGAAAGTGATATATTCGTTCCTACATATGACGGAAACATGGCCAAGGTTGTCGAAGGCCATCGGAG ATTCTTGGGGTTCAAGAAAACAATCTTATTAGACCGAAAACTTCTGGTTAAGTTAATAGATGAATACCAGAGCGGGTCGTTAAGCTGGGACGAGTTCTCAGAAACCGTGAAGGAAGTACATTCGGATAGAATGGGAAACCCGAAGAAACGGGTGGTCATTCCGGATAGACCAAAAGAAGAagattatttttattctaatcCACATGAATGTGTACAACTGTTGGATGAACCTTTGAGTTGA
- the LOC108456564 gene encoding uncharacterized protein LOC108456564, translating to MTATMGPPPPRNPKPSTEQESIAQEQSEPITAKTTMGPPPPLPINPNPSTEPESIAQEESEPITAKTTMGPPPPLPINPNLQNPLDEEKPSKSEPNSTEKPLNPKQSSVPYTIPPWSGPPCHHFFLEVLKDGCILDRFKVFEKGAYMFGRIDLCDFVLEHPTISRFHAVLQFRSSGEAYLYDLGSTHGTFINKSQVTKKTYVDLRVGDVIRFGHSTRLYIFQGPSELMPPEKDLKVIREAKIQEEMLDREASLRRARAEASLSDGISWGMGEDAIEEAEDDADEVTWQTYKGQLTEKQEKTRDKIIKRTEKIAHMKKEIDAIRAKDIAQGGLTQGQQTQIARNEQRITQILEELESLEETLNESIRESIGARGGTTRGKRKGGPDDDEEDFSSDDDEFYDRTKKKPTVQKIGETQSIETADSLLDKRDAITKEIEDKKELLLTEKNKMASDTGLETEAGDALDAYMSGLSSQLVLDRTVQIEKELSALQSELDRIFYLLKIADPTGEAAKKRDMKAQVPAPDKPRPPAAAVRKQVAKEPKKISSATEPANSPVQKEGVADVSMESRKKPEENVVSDTSEGKKAIYTVAKPQWLGAVENKEIKESNQVIVVDTHKVDDFVDYKDRKKVLGSADNPQVEEPSGIEATASGLIIRTQKQVEKPEAGDRPSNQSMTPSTGAEEIAQNAVALLLKHTRGYHADEEELYETPDMSARNQSKKKEKKPKRVLGPEKPSFLDSNPDPEYETWVPPEGQSGDGRTTLNDRYGY from the exons ATGACTGCCACGATGGGTCCACCGCCTCCCAGGAACCCTAAACCCTCGACCGAACAGGAGTCGATAGCCCAAGAACAATCCGAACCCATAACAGCCAAAACCACGATGGGTCCTCCGCCACCTCTTCCCATAAACCCTAACCCCTCGACCGAACCCGAGTCGATAGCCCAAGAGGAATCCGAACCGATAACAGCCAAAACCACGATGGGTCCTCCGCCACCTCTTCCCATAAACCCTAACCTGCAAAATCCCCTAGACGAAGAAAAACCATCAAAGTCAGAACCAAATTCAACTGAAAAGCCCTTAAATCCAAAGCAATCTTCTGTGCCTTACACAATCCCTCCGTGGAGTGGACCTCCTTGTCACCATTTCTTCCTCGAGGTGCTTAAAGATGGCTGCATCCTCGACCGATTTAAAGT GTTTGAGAAGGGAGCTTATATGTTTGGGCGTATTGATCTATGTGATTTTGTGCTTGAGCATCCCACTATTTCGCGGTTTCATGCTG TGCTTCAGTTTAGGAGCAGTGGCGAGGCCTATCTTTATGATCTTGgcagtacacatggcacttttaTCAATAAAAGTCAG GTGACCAAAAAGACTTATGTGGACTTACGTGTGGGTGATGTCATTCGGTTTGGCCA CTCAACTCGTTTGTATATTTTCCAAGGGCCTTCGGAGTTGATGCCACCG GAAAAAGACTTGAAAGTCATAAGAGAAGCTAAGATCCAAGAAGAGATGTTAGACCGGGAAGCTTCACTTAGACGAGCAAGAGCAGAAGCATCTCTTTCTGATGGTATCTCATGGGGCATGGGAGAGGATGCTATTGAAGAAGCAGAG GATGATGCTGATGAAGTGACTTGGCAAACCTACAAAGGACAGCTTACAGAGAAGCAGGAAAAAACCCGTGATAAGATAATAAAAAGGACTGAAAAG ATTGCTCATATGAAGAAAGAGATAGATGCAATACGAGCCAAAGACATTGCACAAGGTGGGTTGACACAAGGCCAGCAAACTCAGATTGCTAGGAATGAACAAAGAATAACACAG ATACTGgaggagcttgaaagcttggaagaGACTTTAAATGAAAGTATCCGTGAAAGCATAGGTGCACGTGGTGGAACAACTCGTGGTAAGCGAAAAGGAGGGCCAGACGATGATGAAGAAGACTTTTCAAG TGATGATGATGAATTCTATGACCGGACAAAGAAGAAACCTACTGTGCAGAAAATTGGTGAAACACAGTCTATTGAAACTGCTGATAGTCTTCTTGATAAGAGAGATGCCATTACCAAAGAAATTGAAGACAAAAAAGAGTTGCTGTTGACTGAGAAGAACAAAATGGCCTCAGATACTGGTTTAGAAACTGAAGCTGGAGATGCACTTGATGCTTACATGTCTGGGCTTTCATCCCAGTTAG TGCTTGATAGGACAGTGCAAATTGAGAAGGAACTCTCTGCCCTTCAGTCCGAGTTGGATCGGATCTTCTACCTCTTGAAGATTGCTGATCCAACGGGGGAAGCTGCTAAGAAAAGGGATATGAAGGCACAAGTACCAGCACCTGACAAACCTAGACCTCCTGCTGCTGCTGTCCGGAAGCAGGTTGCAAAGGAACCCAAAAAAATCAGTTCAGCTACAGAACCAGCAAATTCTCCTGTGCAGAAAGAGGGAGTTGCAGATGTCTCTATGGAATCAAGAAAGAAACCAGAAGAGAATGTTGTTAGTGATACATCCGAGGGGAAAAAGGCTATCTATACTGTTGCAAAGCCCCAATGGCTTGGTGCTGTTGAGAACAAGGAGATTAAAGAGTCAAATCAAGTAATAGTAGTAGATACGCATAAAGTTGATGACTTTGTTGACTATAAAGATAGGAAGAAAGTACTTGGGAGTGCTGACAATCCACAGGTTGAAGAGCCATCAGGAATTGAAGCTACTGCCTCCGGTCTGATTATAAGAACACAGAAACAGGTTGAAAAGCCTGAAGCTGGTGATAGACCTTCCAATCAATCTATGACACCCTCCACGGGAGCTGAAGAAATTGCACAGAATGCTGTGGCACTGTTGCTGAAGCACACTAGAGGGTACCATGCGGACGAAGAGGAATTGTATGAAACCCCTGATATGTCGGCCAGAAATCAATCtaagaagaaagagaaaaagccgaaacgAGTGCTTGGTCCTGAAAAGCCTTCATTTCTTGATAGCAATCCAGATCCAGAGTACGAAACGTGGGTTCCTCCTGAAG GGCAATCCGGTGATGGGAGAACAACGTTGAATGATCGATATGGGTACTGA